One window of Jannaschia sp. CCS1 genomic DNA carries:
- a CDS encoding dihydrodipicolinate synthase family protein, giving the protein MEGVIAAAPTPVDSAGNPLRAAFAEHCQWALANGCDGLNILGSTGEANSFDAATRREVMAWAGDACPVDKLMVGTGTPSLSETIALTLAADDLGYGVALVLPPYYYKPLGDEGLTAWYMALHDALGDRAIQIYFYNFPQMTGLQIPVSVIADLSRSAPGRFTGIKDSSGDLDYARAIVAENAALRVFPSSETVLHHARADGFSGCISATVNVTALLCAQVWCGDAPADLVDKIARQRAAMAGPTLIAGVKHMVGDRTGNAMWRNVLPPFLPLSDDAARDLETALIGP; this is encoded by the coding sequence ATGGAAGGCGTCATTGCAGCCGCACCGACGCCTGTGGACAGCGCCGGAAACCCCCTGCGCGCGGCCTTCGCCGAACACTGTCAATGGGCGCTCGCTAATGGATGCGACGGGCTGAACATTCTCGGCTCCACCGGCGAGGCGAATTCCTTCGATGCCGCCACCCGGCGGGAAGTGATGGCTTGGGCGGGCGACGCCTGCCCGGTCGACAAGCTGATGGTCGGCACCGGTACGCCGTCCCTGTCAGAGACGATTGCCCTGACCCTAGCGGCCGATGATCTGGGCTATGGCGTGGCGCTGGTGCTGCCGCCCTACTACTACAAACCGCTCGGCGACGAAGGGCTGACCGCATGGTACATGGCGCTGCACGATGCGCTGGGGGACCGTGCGATCCAAATTTACTTCTACAATTTTCCGCAGATGACGGGGCTGCAAATTCCCGTCTCTGTCATCGCGGATCTGTCCCGCAGCGCGCCTGGGCGTTTCACCGGGATCAAGGACAGCTCCGGTGATCTGGATTATGCCCGCGCGATTGTGGCTGAGAATGCAGCGCTGCGTGTGTTTCCCAGCAGCGAAACGGTTCTGCATCACGCCCGTGCCGATGGCTTTTCGGGCTGCATCTCGGCCACTGTCAACGTCACTGCCCTGCTCTGCGCGCAGGTTTGGTGCGGTGATGCGCCCGCTGATCTTGTGGACAAAATTGCACGCCAGCGCGCCGCCATGGCCGGGCCGACCCTGATTGCAGGCGTCAAGCACATGGTGGGCGACCGTACCGGCAACGCAATGTGGCGCAACGTTCTTCCCCCCTTCCTGCCGCTGTCAGATGATGCGGCGCGCGATCTTGAAACGGCCCTGATCGGCCCATAA
- a CDS encoding indolepyruvate ferredoxin oxidoreductase subunit alpha, whose amino-acid sequence MALVILSACVDVKDGICTTSCPVDCIYEGERMFYIHPTECIECGMCESICPVDAIRYDDEVPAEEQPFADLNTSVFQSADGGVQEPGGWAKGMDPLRDPTVLADMAAKTELKREEN is encoded by the coding sequence ATGGCCCTCGTGATCCTCAGCGCCTGCGTCGATGTGAAGGACGGGATCTGCACCACCTCGTGCCCCGTCGACTGCATCTATGAAGGCGAGCGGATGTTCTACATTCACCCGACCGAATGCATCGAATGCGGCATGTGCGAGTCGATCTGCCCGGTGGATGCGATCCGCTACGACGATGAAGTCCCCGCTGAGGAGCAGCCCTTCGCGGACCTGAACACCTCCGTCTTCCAATCAGCCGACGGCGGGGTGCAGGAGCCGGGCGGATGGGCCAAGGGCATGGACCCGCTGCGTGATCCGACTGTCTTGGCGGACATGGCGGCGAAAACGGAACTGAAAAGGGAAGAGAACTGA
- a CDS encoding enoyl-CoA hydratase-related protein, which translates to MSVIFDVSDHVARVTIDRPERMNAIDAATHARLGEIWDEVEANPDIRCAVLTGAGDRAFSAGADLKDDTGMSGVDYWKGLSRDGYRGISLRQMSMPVIARVNGLALGGGLEMVLGCDIVIAADTARFALPEAKVGRVPLDGGMVMLPRLIPRNIALGMMMTGRMVPAPEMARYGLLNAVVPAAELDAEVDRWVADVLSAAPLSLRAIKAVARQTAHLPTHAAYEQGASELTEALNSHDANEGVTAFREKRAPVWQGK; encoded by the coding sequence ATGAGCGTCATCTTCGATGTCTCGGATCACGTCGCGCGGGTCACGATAGACCGACCGGAGCGGATGAACGCGATCGATGCCGCCACCCATGCGCGTCTGGGCGAGATCTGGGATGAGGTCGAAGCCAATCCTGACATTCGATGTGCCGTGCTGACGGGGGCGGGAGACCGGGCGTTTTCGGCCGGGGCTGACCTGAAGGACGATACCGGTATGTCCGGGGTCGATTACTGGAAAGGCCTTAGCCGCGACGGTTATCGCGGTATCTCGCTGCGGCAGATGTCCATGCCGGTGATTGCACGCGTCAACGGGTTGGCCCTCGGCGGCGGGCTGGAAATGGTCCTTGGCTGCGACATCGTGATCGCCGCCGACACCGCGCGCTTTGCGCTGCCGGAGGCGAAAGTGGGTCGCGTGCCGCTGGATGGTGGCATGGTGATGCTGCCCCGCCTGATCCCGCGCAACATTGCCCTAGGCATGATGATGACAGGCCGCATGGTGCCCGCGCCTGAAATGGCGCGCTACGGTCTGTTGAACGCCGTGGTTCCCGCTGCAGAACTGGATGCAGAGGTTGACCGCTGGGTCGCCGATGTCCTGTCTGCCGCCCCCCTTAGCCTGCGCGCAATCAAGGCTGTCGCGCGCCAGACTGCGCACCTGCCCACCCATGCGGCCTATGAACAAGGCGCGTCCGAGCTAACCGAAGCGCTCAACTCCCACGACGCCAACGAAGGCGTCACCGCGTTTCGCGAAAAGCGCGCGCCCGTGTGGCAGGGAAAGTAA
- a CDS encoding CaiB/BaiF CoA transferase family protein: MSETTMPLSGIRIIDFTQVMLGPCCTQMLGDFGADVIKIERPGAGDLSRSFYGERGEEAMNNAVFASLNRNKRSVTLDTKSDEGRQAVLDLVKTADVVVDNFRAGVMNRLGFGYDALSAVNPRIICASGTGFGPTGPYAHKGGQDVLAQAMTGVMEKTQDPSIPKSIYPTTLCDYSAGMHLVQGIMAALLMREKTGKGQQVGVSLYDSMIAMQMQEAAQWSKHREVLNWAAMPLTGVFDTADGAIVVVGAFKANPLQDICTALGIEDLSPQYPTLPDQRANKPFLQETFRNVIATNTSAHWLERLEAVDLLCAPVRSLGEALADPQTEINGMLCDMDHPVLGDVTLVGSPVHLSAAPMTVRHMPPKLGEHTDEVLQDLAHRLRTEAAE; the protein is encoded by the coding sequence ATGTCAGAGACCACCATGCCACTGAGTGGCATCAGAATTATCGACTTCACGCAAGTCATGCTGGGGCCTTGCTGCACCCAGATGCTGGGGGATTTCGGGGCCGATGTCATCAAGATCGAACGCCCCGGCGCGGGCGATCTGAGCCGCTCGTTCTATGGCGAACGGGGGGAGGAGGCGATGAACAACGCCGTCTTCGCCTCGCTGAACCGCAACAAACGCTCCGTCACGTTGGACACGAAGTCCGATGAAGGGCGACAGGCTGTGCTGGATCTGGTCAAGACCGCCGATGTTGTGGTCGACAATTTCCGCGCCGGCGTGATGAATCGTCTGGGTTTCGGGTATGACGCGCTCAGCGCGGTTAATCCGCGGATCATCTGCGCATCGGGCACCGGGTTTGGGCCGACCGGGCCCTACGCCCACAAGGGGGGGCAGGATGTGCTGGCCCAGGCCATGACGGGCGTTATGGAGAAAACGCAAGACCCGTCGATTCCCAAGTCCATCTATCCCACGACGCTCTGCGATTACTCGGCAGGCATGCACCTTGTCCAAGGCATCATGGCCGCGCTTTTGATGCGGGAGAAGACGGGCAAAGGGCAGCAGGTCGGCGTGTCGCTTTACGATAGCATGATCGCGATGCAGATGCAGGAGGCCGCGCAATGGTCCAAACACCGCGAAGTGCTGAACTGGGCTGCGATGCCGCTGACCGGCGTGTTCGACACGGCCGATGGCGCAATTGTCGTGGTCGGTGCGTTCAAGGCCAATCCGTTGCAGGACATCTGCACAGCACTCGGCATCGAAGACCTCTCGCCGCAATATCCGACCCTGCCCGACCAGCGCGCCAACAAACCCTTCCTGCAAGAGACATTCCGCAATGTCATTGCCACTAACACCTCCGCCCATTGGCTGGAGCGGTTGGAAGCGGTGGATCTGCTTTGCGCGCCTGTCCGGTCCCTTGGCGAGGCGCTGGCCGATCCGCAGACCGAGATCAACGGCATGCTGTGCGACATGGATCATCCCGTTCTGGGTGACGTCACGCTGGTAGGCTCCCCAGTGCATCTCAGCGCCGCTCCCATGACCGTGCGCCACATGCCGCCGAAACTGGGTGAGCATACCGATGAAGTCCTGCAGGATCTCGCCCATCGCCTCCGCACCGAGGCCGCCGAATGA
- a CDS encoding FAD-dependent oxidoreductase: MTDRQTTLVKVEGAELPVVADCDVVVVGAGPAGHAAAVSAARNGSSVTLLERYHHLGGMASGGMVLVLDDMVNEGNEIVTTGIVNEFVDRMEAQNGAVYPPSEECQTNWDAWQKWSRWGCIDFHKAMMPQPIIHAVAFDPDAWKRVSLDMVREAEVNLRTHSWFSDVLMEGGRITGVIAQTKEGRQVIRAKYVVDATGDLDVGQAAGADYTDGQYIVTTVFRLCDVDTEKAIAFEFAEPEKYKQLDRQARRAIGGAWGMWWLRTPLPGIVWCNCPHMPGYDGISVGDMVAAEYEGRERMMNLLTFARENIPGFENAKMLGAAEQMGVRQTRMLKGEYVVSKDDVKSRRYFEDTVCRGRDYYTPYRALLPKGIDNLIVAGRHYSVDSDAQKMSREIPPCMAQGEAAGIAAHLALDGDKALRDVDYKAIQKQMRAQGADPGDVPSPNALIEDPVAAE; the protein is encoded by the coding sequence ATGACAGATCGTCAGACAACGTTGGTGAAAGTAGAAGGCGCAGAGCTTCCGGTGGTCGCTGACTGCGACGTGGTGGTTGTGGGGGCCGGTCCTGCGGGCCACGCGGCGGCCGTGTCTGCCGCGCGCAACGGGTCGTCGGTGACCCTGCTGGAGCGCTATCACCACCTTGGCGGCATGGCCTCCGGCGGCATGGTCCTCGTCCTTGATGACATGGTGAACGAGGGCAACGAGATTGTCACAACCGGCATCGTCAACGAGTTCGTCGACCGGATGGAGGCGCAAAACGGCGCAGTCTATCCGCCGTCCGAGGAGTGCCAGACCAACTGGGACGCCTGGCAGAAATGGTCCCGCTGGGGCTGCATTGATTTCCACAAGGCGATGATGCCGCAGCCGATCATCCACGCCGTGGCGTTTGACCCCGACGCCTGGAAGCGCGTGAGCCTTGATATGGTGCGCGAGGCCGAAGTGAACCTGCGCACCCACAGCTGGTTCTCGGACGTTCTGATGGAAGGCGGGCGGATCACCGGCGTGATCGCCCAGACCAAGGAAGGCCGTCAGGTCATCCGCGCGAAATACGTGGTGGATGCCACGGGCGATCTGGATGTCGGCCAGGCCGCGGGCGCGGATTACACCGACGGGCAATACATCGTCACCACCGTCTTCCGGCTGTGTGATGTGGATACCGAGAAGGCCATCGCCTTCGAATTCGCGGAGCCCGAGAAATACAAGCAGCTCGACCGTCAGGCGCGTCGCGCCATAGGGGGGGCCTGGGGCATGTGGTGGCTGAGGACGCCACTGCCCGGCATCGTCTGGTGCAATTGCCCGCATATGCCCGGTTATGACGGTATCTCCGTCGGAGACATGGTCGCCGCCGAATATGAAGGGCGAGAGCGGATGATGAACCTGCTCACGTTCGCGCGGGAGAACATTCCGGGGTTTGAGAACGCCAAGATGCTCGGGGCGGCCGAGCAGATGGGCGTGCGCCAGACGCGGATGCTCAAGGGCGAATACGTGGTCTCCAAGGACGATGTGAAATCGCGCCGCTACTTTGAAGACACCGTCTGCCGGGGCCGCGATTACTACACGCCTTACCGCGCGCTGCTGCCCAAGGGCATCGACAATCTGATCGTCGCAGGGCGGCATTACTCCGTCGATAGCGACGCCCAGAAGATGAGCCGTGAGATCCCGCCCTGCATGGCGCAGGGAGAGGCCGCAGGCATCGCCGCCCATCTGGCGCTGGATGGCGACAAGGCCCTGCGCGACGTGGATTACAAGGCGATCCAGAAACAGATGCGGGCGCAGGGTGCCGATCCTGGTGATGTGCCATCGCCCAATGCCCTGATCGAAGATCCGGTCGCAGCAGAATAA
- a CDS encoding ABC transporter permease — translation MAVTDAPTDTTVSAPAQSPSILGQRLANAALPVGTAIALLVIWQIGVRLFDVPTYIAPAPSDVGAVLRDEFPLLMRNFWPTFTVSVAGFVAGNVAAILIAVAFVHSRLTERAFFPIAVFINTIPILAIAPILVLIFGPGMTAKVIIAGLICFFPTLVNMVRGLQSVSPQTLELARILSASKSEVFWKIRLPSSLPFLFSALKIAATTCVIGAIVSEWIGADVGLGALIIDSTFNYRSPLLYATVFMSSGLSVLLFASVTIAEKIVVRW, via the coding sequence ATGGCTGTCACCGATGCCCCGACCGACACGACCGTATCCGCCCCCGCGCAGAGCCCTTCTATCCTTGGCCAGCGCTTGGCCAACGCAGCGCTGCCCGTCGGCACTGCCATTGCGCTGCTGGTGATCTGGCAAATCGGCGTGCGCCTGTTCGACGTGCCGACCTACATTGCGCCCGCTCCCTCCGATGTCGGGGCTGTGCTGCGGGACGAATTCCCACTTTTGATGCGGAATTTCTGGCCCACCTTTACCGTCAGCGTCGCGGGGTTTGTCGCAGGCAACGTCGCCGCGATCCTGATCGCCGTGGCTTTCGTCCACTCGCGCCTGACGGAGCGGGCCTTCTTCCCCATTGCGGTCTTCATCAACACCATCCCGATCCTCGCCATTGCGCCGATCCTCGTGCTGATCTTCGGACCGGGCATGACCGCGAAGGTGATCATCGCGGGCCTGATCTGCTTCTTCCCCACGCTGGTGAACATGGTGCGCGGGCTGCAATCGGTCAGCCCGCAAACGCTGGAACTGGCGCGCATCCTGTCTGCCTCAAAATCCGAGGTGTTCTGGAAAATACGCCTGCCATCGTCGCTGCCGTTTCTCTTCTCCGCCCTCAAAATCGCCGCCACGACCTGCGTTATCGGAGCGATCGTCAGCGAATGGATCGGCGCGGATGTGGGGCTTGGCGCGCTGATCATCGACAGCACATTCAATTACCGCTCACCCCTGCTTTACGCCACCGTCTTCATGTCTTCGGGCCTGTCGGTGCTGCTGTTCGCGTCGGTGACGATTGCCGAAAAAATTGTGGTGCGCTGGTAG
- a CDS encoding ABC transporter ATP-binding protein produces MAASLTAASVKFGTFTALSDISLEIGAGEFWTILGPSGCGKSTMLRLVSDLVPPATGAVEILGKSTEAARLAREFAFVFQDATLLPWRSALKNVELPLEMGRKRGIEIPRGDRTPMELLELVGLKGREDALPHELSGGMRQRVAIARALVCQPKLLLMDEPFGALDEMTRDHLNMQLLDIWRETGVTCLFVTHSIPEAVLLGQKVLMLRAHPGRVKEVVEIDLPEPRNVELRETPEFNRYSAYLRKSLEDC; encoded by the coding sequence GTGGCGGCCTCGCTGACGGCGGCCAGCGTCAAATTTGGCACGTTCACGGCGCTGTCTGATATCTCGCTGGAGATCGGCGCGGGCGAGTTCTGGACCATCCTCGGGCCGTCTGGCTGCGGAAAGTCGACGATGCTGCGATTGGTGTCAGATCTGGTGCCGCCCGCGACGGGTGCGGTGGAGATCCTTGGCAAAAGCACGGAAGCGGCCCGCCTGGCGCGGGAGTTTGCCTTCGTATTCCAGGATGCGACCCTGCTGCCGTGGCGATCGGCTCTCAAGAACGTGGAACTGCCGTTGGAGATGGGCCGCAAACGCGGCATCGAGATCCCGCGCGGCGATCGCACACCCATGGAATTGCTGGAACTTGTGGGCCTCAAGGGTCGCGAAGACGCGCTACCCCATGAGCTATCTGGCGGGATGCGGCAACGGGTGGCGATTGCGCGCGCGCTGGTCTGCCAGCCCAAACTGCTGCTGATGGATGAACCCTTTGGCGCGCTGGATGAAATGACCCGCGATCACCTGAACATGCAGCTTCTCGATATCTGGCGAGAGACCGGCGTGACGTGTCTGTTTGTCACCCATTCCATCCCCGAAGCCGTGCTTCTGGGCCAGAAGGTCCTGATGCTGCGCGCCCATCCGGGCCGCGTGAAGGAAGTGGTTGAGATTGACCTGCCCGAGCCGCGCAACGTGGAGCTGCGCGAGACACCGGAATTCAACCGCTACTCTGCCTACTTGCGCAAATCGCTGGAGGATTGCTGA
- a CDS encoding ABC transporter substrate-binding protein — MSHTFDRRSFLQTTGAAAGLAATGTMMSVLPARADGHLYTIRLQLGWLASNGIMGEVMADHLGYFEEEGLALEIVPGGPNVDGVAAVASGANNLGSISSSPSLMLARSAGLPIRCIAAGYQQHPFTYFSLADNPVNTPQDLIGKTVATQGTARILLSALLAQNGISEDDVEVIVMGGDMSALMTGQADVATGWTTNVNALSILGDQRVDMALWDGGIQLYANPYYTTDDMLAEHSDKVEAAIRAISRGWGAAYEDPDAAVDALVARYPNLDRDSEMQAAPLVLDYSFNEATAERGWGTMTAENWQAQIDIYDRLDQFTSGAPALEDIMTMDILEATAQTRPTFG; from the coding sequence ATGTCTCATACCTTTGATCGCCGTTCATTCCTGCAAACCACCGGCGCTGCCGCCGGGCTTGCCGCGACCGGCACGATGATGTCGGTGCTGCCGGCGCGCGCCGATGGGCACCTCTACACGATCCGCCTGCAATTGGGCTGGCTCGCGTCCAATGGCATCATGGGGGAGGTGATGGCCGACCATTTGGGGTATTTCGAGGAAGAAGGCCTGGCGCTGGAGATCGTGCCGGGCGGCCCCAACGTGGACGGCGTCGCGGCCGTGGCTTCCGGCGCCAACAATCTCGGCTCCATCTCATCGTCGCCGTCGCTGATGCTGGCGCGGTCCGCCGGGCTACCGATCCGCTGCATCGCGGCAGGCTATCAGCAGCACCCTTTCACCTACTTCTCTCTTGCCGACAATCCGGTGAACACGCCGCAGGATCTGATCGGCAAGACGGTCGCGACCCAGGGCACAGCCCGTATCCTGCTCAGCGCGCTTCTGGCGCAGAACGGGATTTCCGAGGACGACGTCGAAGTGATTGTCATGGGCGGCGACATGAGCGCGCTGATGACCGGTCAGGCCGATGTGGCGACGGGCTGGACCACCAATGTCAACGCCCTGTCGATCCTGGGGGATCAGCGCGTCGATATGGCGCTTTGGGACGGGGGTATCCAGCTTTACGCCAACCCATACTATACGACTGACGACATGCTGGCAGAGCATTCGGACAAGGTCGAGGCCGCCATTCGCGCCATCTCCCGCGGTTGGGGCGCGGCCTATGAGGATCCGGACGCCGCAGTCGATGCGCTGGTCGCACGCTACCCGAACCTGGATCGCGACAGCGAGATGCAGGCCGCACCGCTGGTCCTTGATTACTCGTTCAACGAGGCAACGGCCGAGCGCGGCTGGGGCACGATGACCGCCGAGAACTGGCAGGCGCAGATCGACATCTACGACCGACTCGATCAGTTCACCAGCGGCGCGCCCGCGCTGGAGGATATCATGACGATGGATATCCTTGAGGCGACGGCCCAAACCCGTCCGACTTTCGGATAA
- a CDS encoding LysR family transcriptional regulator yields MHDKFLNYFDETARQGSIRKAAAVLNMSSSSLNRKIISTENRLGIRLFDRHADGVTLTEAGVVVLEHCRNTLFDYQRIVNMVEDIRDMRTGHIDILTLDSIALSVLPEVLDDFQDAYPQVAYTIQTDEPHAVMQAVANGTADIGLSFSNDLHPDVRCQAEKSTPIGAIMAHDHPLAERDLIEVGDLAPYQLIRSYDSQTHRSFVNEAVSSLGVQLSTQMVTNSLPLAKTMILNGRGVGIYSKIGFIEEIEDGRLRYVAINSPLLRELRIGVLISARTGLLPVQHLLARALSKSLRSLRLDS; encoded by the coding sequence ATGCACGACAAGTTTCTGAATTACTTCGACGAAACCGCCCGGCAGGGATCTATTCGCAAAGCCGCGGCGGTGCTGAACATGTCGTCGTCCTCGCTCAATCGGAAGATCATCAGCACAGAAAATAGGCTGGGGATCCGCCTATTTGATCGTCATGCGGACGGGGTCACGTTGACCGAAGCGGGTGTTGTGGTGCTGGAGCATTGCCGAAACACGCTCTTTGACTATCAACGAATCGTAAACATGGTGGAAGACATCCGCGATATGCGGACCGGCCATATTGATATCCTGACACTCGACTCCATAGCCCTCAGCGTGCTGCCGGAAGTGCTAGACGATTTTCAGGATGCCTACCCCCAGGTCGCCTACACGATCCAAACGGATGAGCCGCATGCCGTGATGCAGGCGGTCGCGAATGGAACGGCTGATATCGGGTTGTCGTTCAGCAATGATCTGCACCCCGACGTGCGCTGTCAGGCGGAAAAATCCACGCCCATCGGGGCGATCATGGCCCATGACCATCCGCTCGCTGAGCGTGACCTGATCGAGGTTGGCGATCTTGCGCCGTACCAGCTGATCCGGTCCTACGATAGCCAGACACACCGGTCCTTCGTGAACGAAGCGGTGTCGTCTCTTGGCGTGCAGCTTTCGACACAGATGGTCACAAACTCCTTGCCGTTGGCGAAGACCATGATCTTGAATGGGCGCGGCGTCGGTATCTATTCCAAGATCGGTTTTATTGAAGAAATCGAGGATGGGCGATTGCGATATGTCGCCATCAACTCGCCGCTCCTGCGCGAGCTTAGGATTGGCGTGCTCATCTCAGCAAGGACCGGGTTGTTGCCGGTCCAGCATCTCCTTGCGCGCGCCCTGTCGAAATCGCTCCGGTCTTTGCGTCTGGACAGCTAA
- a CDS encoding TRAP transporter large permease, producing the protein MEWYEALALLVGSIMVLMAVGMPVALAFLAANIIGAWVFMGGERGVVQLLNNGWGGLTTFALVPIPLFLLMGEIFFQTGLGARMFSAIDRLLGRLPGRLSYVTVLGGTGFSTLSGSSMGSTALLGSLMVPEMGRRGYKKHMSIGPILGTGGLAIIIPPSALAVLLATLAQIDVGALLIAGVIPGLILAGFYIATIYLQTRLDPEAAPPYDVEAQSVGAKLILLMRDVVPMIGLMVLIVILMITGFMTPSEAAAFGALGVLILAACYRCLNWEAMVKSVRGALRVTLMAYLIVFGSATFSQLLAFSGASRGLITWATGFDLDPIMMLLVMFAVLLVLGMFMEQISIMLLTVPIFFPLATQLGFDPIWFGLIMLLALEISFTTPPFGLLLFVMKGVAPPDTTMREIYRAAIPFILCSLMVVALLIAFPMLATWLPGI; encoded by the coding sequence ATGGAATGGTACGAGGCCCTTGCCCTGCTGGTCGGCAGCATCATGGTGCTGATGGCCGTGGGTATGCCCGTGGCGCTGGCATTTCTGGCCGCGAATATCATCGGGGCCTGGGTGTTCATGGGTGGCGAACGGGGCGTGGTGCAGCTTCTCAACAATGGCTGGGGCGGGCTGACAACCTTCGCGCTGGTGCCGATCCCGCTGTTTTTGCTGATGGGTGAGATCTTCTTTCAGACCGGCCTTGGGGCACGGATGTTTTCGGCGATCGACCGGTTGTTGGGCCGCCTGCCGGGGCGGCTCAGCTATGTCACGGTGCTGGGGGGCACCGGATTTTCGACACTGTCGGGCTCGTCCATGGGATCCACCGCCCTTCTGGGCTCGCTGATGGTGCCCGAGATGGGGCGGCGCGGGTACAAGAAGCACATGTCCATCGGCCCGATCCTGGGCACCGGGGGGCTTGCGATCATCATTCCGCCGTCGGCCTTGGCGGTTCTGTTGGCGACACTGGCGCAGATTGATGTGGGCGCGCTGCTGATCGCGGGGGTGATCCCGGGGCTCATCCTCGCGGGCTTCTACATCGCGACAATCTACCTTCAGACCCGGTTGGACCCCGAGGCCGCGCCGCCCTACGACGTGGAGGCGCAATCCGTCGGGGCCAAGCTGATCCTGTTGATGCGCGACGTGGTGCCGATGATCGGCCTGATGGTCCTGATCGTGATCCTGATGATCACCGGGTTCATGACACCGTCCGAGGCGGCGGCCTTCGGCGCGCTTGGCGTGCTGATCCTGGCCGCCTGCTACCGCTGCCTGAACTGGGAGGCGATGGTGAAATCCGTGCGCGGCGCGTTGCGGGTGACGTTGATGGCCTACCTGATCGTCTTCGGGTCGGCCACGTTCAGCCAGTTGCTGGCGTTTTCGGGCGCATCGCGGGGGTTGATCACCTGGGCCACGGGGTTCGATCTGGACCCGATCATGATGCTGCTGGTGATGTTTGCGGTGCTGTTGGTGCTGGGGATGTTCATGGAGCAGATTTCCATCATGCTGCTGACGGTCCCGATCTTCTTTCCGCTGGCCACGCAGCTGGGCTTTGATCCCATCTGGTTCGGTCTGATCATGTTGCTGGCGCTGGAGATCAGCTTCACCACCCCGCCATTCGGGCTGCTGCTGTTCGTGATGAAGGGCGTCGCACCGCCCGACACCACCATGCGCGAGATCTACCGCGCGGCGATCCCGTTCATCCTGTGCTCGCTGATGGTGGTGGCCCTGCTGATCGCCTTCCCGATGCTCGCGACATGGTTGCCGGGGATCTGA
- a CDS encoding TRAP transporter small permease encodes MRALVRVYDALLYLMAFIAAATLVWLMVSVVTSVLMRNLGLQPFAWLFTSAEYGLLYMTMLGAPWLVREKGHVHIELVTAALPPRVRRVVSRAVALGCVAVSGILAWYGLDLFLTNIERNDFDVRAYFYPRWLLTITFPIAFTFMAVEFARFVFGSDLLHSGEAGIHE; translated from the coding sequence ATGCGCGCGCTTGTCCGTGTCTACGATGCCCTGCTCTACCTGATGGCGTTCATCGCCGCGGCAACGCTGGTCTGGCTGATGGTCTCGGTTGTGACCTCGGTCCTGATGCGAAACCTTGGCCTGCAACCTTTTGCATGGCTCTTCACCTCTGCCGAGTACGGTCTTCTGTACATGACGATGCTGGGCGCGCCCTGGCTGGTCCGCGAAAAGGGGCATGTGCATATCGAACTGGTCACCGCCGCCTTGCCGCCACGGGTGCGCCGGGTGGTCAGCCGGGCGGTTGCGCTGGGATGTGTCGCCGTGTCGGGCATCCTGGCCTGGTACGGTCTGGACCTGTTCCTGACCAATATCGAGCGCAATGATTTCGACGTGCGCGCCTATTTCTACCCCCGCTGGCTTCTGACGATCACCTTCCCGATTGCCTTCACCTTCATGGCCGTCGAATTCGCGCGGTTCGTCTTTGGGTCCGATCTGTTGCATTCGGGCGAAGCGGGGATTCACGAATAA